From Draconibacterium halophilum, one genomic window encodes:
- a CDS encoding branched-chain amino acid aminotransferase — MCSEKKTASFSNLNTETKNLEMENLDWKNIGFGYRDTDYNIRCYYRNGKWGELEISSSNSINIHMSATALHYGQEAFEGLKAFKGKDGKVRVFRMDENAKRMQHSADGILMEKLPVEKFQEAVRMAVKMNERFIPPYESGAALYIRPLLIGTGPQIGVAPAEEYLFMVFVMPVGPYFPEGFKPTNLVIYREFDRAAPQGTGKYKVGGNYAASMLEGKKAKKNGFSAVLYLDSKEKKYIDECGPANFFGIKNNTYITPESDSILPSITNKSLIVLAEEMGLNVERRKVTYEELSEFEEVGACGTAAVISPIKGIYDNDNDKWYKYGNQEEAGQWSTKLYDKIRAIQYGDEPDTHGWVEIIE; from the coding sequence TTGTGTTCGGAAAAGAAGACAGCAAGCTTTTCGAACTTAAATACTGAAACGAAAAATTTAGAAATGGAAAATCTCGATTGGAAAAACATTGGGTTTGGATACCGCGATACAGACTATAATATCCGTTGTTACTACCGCAACGGCAAGTGGGGAGAATTGGAGATCAGTTCATCGAACAGTATCAATATTCACATGTCGGCAACGGCATTGCACTATGGACAGGAAGCTTTTGAAGGACTAAAAGCCTTTAAAGGAAAAGATGGCAAGGTCAGGGTTTTTCGCATGGATGAAAACGCCAAACGTATGCAACATTCTGCCGATGGTATTCTGATGGAAAAACTCCCGGTTGAGAAATTCCAGGAAGCCGTTCGAATGGCTGTAAAAATGAATGAACGTTTTATTCCTCCTTACGAATCGGGCGCAGCACTTTATATTCGTCCGCTTTTAATTGGCACCGGCCCGCAAATTGGCGTTGCTCCTGCCGAAGAGTACCTGTTTATGGTTTTTGTAATGCCGGTTGGCCCCTATTTTCCGGAAGGATTCAAACCTACAAACCTGGTTATTTACCGCGAGTTCGACCGCGCTGCTCCACAAGGAACAGGAAAATATAAAGTTGGCGGTAACTACGCTGCCAGCATGCTCGAAGGCAAAAAAGCCAAAAAGAATGGTTTTTCGGCTGTACTTTACCTCGACAGTAAAGAAAAAAAATACATCGACGAATGTGGGCCTGCAAACTTCTTTGGCATAAAAAACAATACTTACATCACTCCGGAATCGGATTCAATACTTCCGTCAATCACCAATAAAAGCCTTATCGTTTTGGCCGAAGAGATGGGATTGAATGTTGAACGCCGCAAAGTTACGTACGAAGAACTGAGCGAGTTTGAAGAAGTTGGAGCTTGCGGAACTGCCGCTGTAATTTCGCCAATAAAAGGCATTTACGATAACGACAACGATAAGTGGTACAAATACGGTAACCAGGAAGAAGCCGGCCAGTGGTCGACAAAATTGTACGACAAAATTCGCGCAATACAATATGGAGACGAGCCCGATACGCATGGATGGGTGGAGATAATTGAGTAA
- a CDS encoding anti-sigma factor produces the protein MKEINKTNYEAYFIDYLEGNLDEGLIDSFIAFLKENPELKKEMELYEPISVKPEKVAFNNKTELYKSQYDTEETFNNTAIALLEDDLSEEEKQEFESYLASHPEKGKQAAAFRNTKLTADESIIFTAKKKLYKKAAGKTILLWTSRAAAVLVLGLLIFNLTNQNNTVEENASQQIVEIEKKPQQTIEEAPVTLPENDAETVLAENIETKTPDPIKEIDSKKPRIENIIEENNTTSAPDELLAMRETLVVPEKLNSITASLNTEEVSTTLATMYIIYPAETYDDEMLLADRVKEKINLRKISKAGLDLIANISDDRFEYETNNNGKVVNYTYESRLLAFSIPGKNEASE, from the coding sequence ATGAAGGAGATTAACAAAACAAATTACGAGGCCTATTTTATCGATTACCTTGAGGGCAATCTCGATGAAGGATTGATCGATAGCTTTATTGCGTTTCTGAAAGAAAACCCCGAGCTGAAAAAGGAGATGGAACTTTATGAACCCATTTCTGTGAAACCGGAAAAGGTGGCGTTCAATAACAAAACAGAACTTTATAAAAGCCAATACGATACCGAAGAAACCTTCAATAATACAGCAATTGCGTTGCTGGAAGACGACCTGAGCGAGGAAGAAAAACAGGAATTTGAAAGCTATCTGGCCAGTCATCCGGAAAAGGGGAAACAGGCTGCAGCTTTCCGAAATACCAAATTAACCGCTGATGAAAGTATCATTTTTACAGCTAAGAAAAAGCTATACAAAAAAGCGGCTGGCAAAACCATTTTGCTCTGGACAAGCCGTGCGGCAGCGGTTTTAGTTCTTGGCCTTTTAATTTTTAATCTTACAAACCAGAATAACACGGTTGAAGAAAACGCATCGCAACAAATTGTTGAGATAGAAAAAAAGCCTCAGCAAACAATTGAAGAAGCACCGGTAACATTACCGGAAAATGATGCGGAAACAGTACTTGCCGAAAATATTGAAACCAAAACTCCGGATCCCATAAAAGAAATCGATTCTAAAAAGCCACGAATCGAAAACATAATTGAGGAAAACAATACCACTTCAGCACCCGACGAATTGTTGGCCATGCGCGAAACGCTTGTTGTCCCTGAAAAACTGAATTCCATCACTGCCTCTTTAAATACAGAAGAAGTTAGTACAACACTGGCTACCATGTACATTATTTATCCGGCCGAAACCTACGACGATGAAATGCTTTTGGCCGATCGCGTGAAAGAAAAAATAAATCTACGTAAGATTTCAAAAGCCGGTCTCGATCTTATCGCCAATATTTCTGACGATAGGTTTGAATACGAAACCAACAATAACGGCAAAGTAGTGAATTACACTTACGAATCACGTTTGCTGGCATTTTCTATTCCCGGAAAAAATGAGGCTAGTGAATAA
- a CDS encoding TonB-dependent receptor, with protein MRRVVLLLVLFGLPIFIFAQNAALTGKIVDAVSNEPLPFVNVLVSGTSNGTITDEEGHFEFRNLTPGFIRIEASFVGYKKAISSEVEVNNSGTRFVEILLEKSVSELEEVTVTASPFRKTVESPLSLRSIGIGEIEKSPGANRDISKVIQSFPGVQSTPAYRNDIIIRGGGPSESRFYLDGVEVPFINHFATQGASGGPVGILNADFIREVNYYSGAFPANRGNALSGVLEFYQIDGNEEKLNFHGTLGASEIAATLDGPIGEKTNFVVSVRQSYLQFLFSALELPFLPTFTDMQFKMRTRFDKKNELTLIGLGANDLFELNEDIEDPDEEQKYILSEIPVNKQWSYTVGAVYKHYRENSYQTFVASRSHLNNNAYKYLDNDESSEENKILDYDSQEAENKFRFENTSRMNGFKLNFGANLDFVTYKNNSQFRRFYNGQPVDISYNTDLNLVKYGLFAQLSKSVFNERLALSLGVRTDANNYSSSMKNLLDQFSPRFSASYSLTDKWSLNFNTGRYYQLPTYTSLGYKENGVLVNKANNLKYIAVDHLIGGLEFRPKSTVQLSAEAFWKGYSDYPFSVKDQISLANLGADFGVVGDEEVFSTSEGRAYGAEFQARINSTDGFNFNLSYTLVRSEFKDGEGAYIPSSWDSKHLITVTTTKDLKRNWRVGARWRFVGGLPYTPGI; from the coding sequence ATGAGAAGAGTCGTATTACTTTTGGTTTTATTTGGATTGCCAATTTTTATTTTTGCACAAAATGCTGCATTAACCGGAAAAATTGTTGATGCAGTTAGCAACGAGCCACTTCCATTTGTTAATGTGCTGGTTTCGGGCACCTCAAATGGAACAATAACAGATGAAGAAGGACATTTTGAGTTTAGAAACCTGACTCCGGGTTTTATTCGAATTGAAGCCAGTTTTGTGGGGTATAAAAAAGCCATTTCGTCGGAGGTGGAGGTGAATAACTCCGGTACTCGTTTTGTTGAAATATTGCTCGAAAAATCGGTTTCAGAATTGGAGGAAGTTACTGTTACGGCTTCTCCGTTCCGAAAAACGGTAGAGAGCCCACTTTCCCTTCGCAGTATTGGTATTGGCGAAATTGAGAAAAGCCCGGGTGCCAACCGCGATATTTCAAAAGTTATTCAGTCGTTTCCCGGTGTGCAGTCAACACCGGCTTATCGCAACGATATTATTATTCGTGGTGGTGGCCCGTCAGAGAGTCGTTTTTACCTCGATGGAGTAGAAGTGCCATTTATTAATCACTTTGCAACGCAGGGTGCTTCCGGTGGGCCGGTTGGTATTTTAAACGCCGATTTTATTCGTGAAGTTAATTATTACTCAGGTGCTTTTCCGGCCAACCGGGGAAATGCATTAAGCGGAGTATTGGAATTTTACCAGATTGATGGAAACGAGGAAAAACTGAACTTTCACGGAACGCTGGGTGCATCCGAAATAGCAGCTACCCTGGATGGCCCGATAGGCGAAAAGACAAACTTTGTTGTTTCCGTTCGTCAGTCGTATTTACAGTTTTTGTTTAGCGCTTTGGAACTTCCTTTTTTACCCACATTTACTGATATGCAGTTTAAGATGCGTACCCGTTTTGATAAAAAGAATGAGTTAACGCTTATTGGCCTGGGAGCCAACGATCTTTTTGAGTTGAATGAAGATATTGAAGATCCTGACGAAGAACAAAAGTATATCCTCAGCGAAATTCCGGTGAATAAACAATGGTCATACACGGTAGGTGCCGTTTATAAACACTACCGGGAAAACAGCTATCAAACTTTTGTGGCAAGCCGCAGCCATTTAAACAATAATGCTTATAAATACCTGGATAATGACGAAAGTTCAGAAGAGAATAAAATTCTGGATTACGATTCGCAGGAGGCGGAAAACAAGTTTCGTTTTGAGAACACTTCGCGAATGAATGGTTTTAAGCTAAATTTTGGCGCTAACCTCGATTTTGTGACTTACAAAAACAACTCGCAGTTTCGTCGTTTTTATAATGGTCAGCCGGTTGATATTAGTTACAACACCGATTTAAACCTTGTAAAATATGGTTTGTTTGCACAGTTAAGCAAATCGGTTTTTAATGAACGTTTGGCCTTGTCGCTTGGTGTTCGAACCGATGCTAATAATTACTCGTCGAGCATGAAGAATTTGCTGGATCAGTTTTCGCCGCGTTTTTCGGCATCGTACAGTTTAACCGATAAATGGAGCCTAAATTTTAACACCGGACGTTACTACCAGTTGCCGACCTACACTTCTTTGGGTTACAAGGAGAATGGTGTTTTGGTGAACAAAGCAAACAACCTGAAATACATTGCGGTAGATCATTTAATTGGAGGTTTGGAATTTCGTCCAAAATCAACGGTACAGTTATCGGCCGAGGCATTTTGGAAAGGTTACTCCGACTATCCGTTTTCGGTGAAAGATCAGATTAGCCTGGCAAATCTTGGAGCCGATTTTGGTGTTGTTGGTGATGAAGAAGTGTTTTCAACATCCGAGGGAAGAGCTTATGGAGCAGAGTTTCAAGCGCGCATTAATTCAACGGATGGATTTAACTTTAACCTGTCGTACACCTTGGTACGCAGCGAATTTAAAGATGGAGAAGGCGCCTATATCCCGTCAAGTTGGGACTCGAAACACCTAATCACAGTCACCACTACAAAAGATCTGAAACGTAATTGGCGCGTTGGAGCACGCTGGCGGTTTGTTGGCGGTTTACCTTATACCCCTGGGATATAG
- a CDS encoding outer membrane beta-barrel protein — protein sequence MKQFFILILCCALSTNLYAQNDTTKVKVLKKNVVTVVEDHDKVQVVVGDGVEVITDDWGDTTHVRVGRRTFKVIEGDNGTYVRVEKDNDRPKWSGRFNPHWAGLEVGVNIMTGTDYSIYDNNPEFNNYDGDFLDLNPGKSLTWNLNFAEFAFKNERKTFGVVTGLGISFNDYTFNDQVTIEKYNEDGIIVPVNLPNDNDGHSIKKSKLHVNYITAPLMLEVKTPLRMGSSRLYLAGGVIGSLYLGSHTKYKYYKGGKEKSKSGYNINQWKYELTGRIGFGDFCVFANYSMTSLFKDGRGPEAYPLMIGVSFPNI from the coding sequence ATGAAACAGTTTTTTATACTCATTTTATGCTGCGCACTAAGCACAAATCTATACGCACAAAATGATACCACAAAAGTTAAAGTATTAAAAAAGAACGTAGTTACCGTTGTAGAAGACCACGATAAAGTACAGGTGGTTGTTGGCGATGGCGTTGAAGTTATTACCGACGATTGGGGCGACACCACACACGTGCGCGTTGGACGACGCACATTTAAAGTTATTGAAGGCGACAACGGTACTTACGTTAGAGTTGAAAAAGATAATGATCGCCCAAAATGGTCGGGACGTTTTAACCCGCACTGGGCAGGTCTCGAGGTTGGAGTAAACATCATGACCGGAACCGATTATTCCATCTACGACAATAATCCTGAATTTAATAATTATGATGGTGATTTTCTCGACCTGAATCCTGGAAAATCATTAACCTGGAACCTCAACTTTGCAGAATTCGCTTTTAAAAACGAGCGCAAAACTTTTGGTGTGGTAACCGGTCTTGGAATAAGTTTTAACGACTATACCTTTAATGATCAGGTAACTATTGAAAAATATAATGAAGACGGAATAATTGTGCCTGTAAACTTACCCAACGATAACGACGGACATAGTATAAAGAAATCAAAATTACACGTGAACTACATTACTGCACCATTGATGCTTGAAGTTAAAACACCGCTTCGTATGGGCAGTTCGCGTTTATATTTGGCAGGTGGCGTAATTGGTAGTTTGTACCTGGGATCGCACACCAAATACAAGTATTACAAAGGGGGAAAAGAAAAATCGAAAAGTGGTTACAACATTAACCAGTGGAAATACGAACTTACCGGTCGAATTGGGTTTGGCGACTTCTGTGTATTTGCCAATTACAGCATGACATCGTTATTTAAAGATGGAAGAGGACCTGAAGCTTATCCTCTGATGATCGGTGTTTCGTTCCCTAATATTTAG
- a CDS encoding sugar phosphate isomerase/epimerase family protein, with product MARPVTLFSGQWADLPFETMCEKAKQFGYDGLELCTWGDHMEIAKADQAYCDNRRELLNKYDLQLFTISTHLDGQCVCDPIDARHKNIASPHVWGDGDPEGVRQRAAEEMVKTAEVAKRLGIDTVAGFTGSPVWHMLYSFPPVSSEMIEEGYAEFACRWKPILDEYQSLGIKFALEAHPTEIAFDIHTAHLALKALDYHPAFGYNYDPSHFGYQHVDYVRFIYEFADRIFRVHMKDVYWSDVPTGVGVFGGHMEFGDNRRYWNFRSLGRGKIQFENIIRALNDIAYNGPLSVEWEDSGMDREAGATEACEFVKKVDFAPSDVAFDDAMQKE from the coding sequence ATGGCAAGACCAGTAACACTTTTCAGCGGACAATGGGCCGATCTTCCCTTTGAAACCATGTGTGAGAAAGCAAAACAATTTGGCTACGACGGGCTGGAACTCTGTACCTGGGGCGATCACATGGAAATTGCAAAAGCCGACCAGGCTTATTGCGATAACAGAAGAGAATTATTGAATAAATACGATTTACAACTGTTTACCATTTCTACACACCTGGATGGTCAGTGTGTATGCGATCCAATTGATGCACGGCACAAAAACATTGCAAGCCCGCATGTTTGGGGCGATGGCGACCCGGAGGGTGTGCGTCAGCGGGCAGCAGAAGAAATGGTAAAAACAGCAGAAGTGGCCAAACGTCTGGGTATCGATACGGTAGCAGGCTTTACCGGAAGCCCCGTTTGGCACATGTTGTATTCCTTTCCGCCAGTTTCGTCGGAAATGATTGAAGAAGGTTATGCTGAATTTGCATGTCGGTGGAAACCTATTTTGGATGAGTACCAAAGTTTGGGCATAAAATTCGCGCTGGAGGCGCATCCAACAGAAATTGCTTTTGATATTCACACTGCACATTTGGCACTAAAAGCTTTGGATTATCATCCGGCGTTTGGTTATAACTACGATCCCAGTCATTTTGGTTACCAGCATGTTGATTATGTACGTTTTATTTATGAATTTGCCGATCGTATTTTCCGTGTGCACATGAAAGATGTATACTGGAGCGATGTGCCAACTGGAGTAGGTGTTTTTGGCGGGCACATGGAATTTGGCGATAACCGCAGATATTGGAATTTCCGCAGTTTGGGGCGTGGTAAAATTCAGTTCGAAAATATTATTCGGGCACTGAATGATATCGCTTATAACGGGCCGCTTTCAGTAGAATGGGAAGACAGCGGAATGGACCGCGAGGCAGGTGCCACAGAAGCCTGTGAGTTTGTTAAAAAGGTCGACTTTGCACCGTCAGATGTCGCTTTTGACGATGCAATGCAAAAAGAATAA
- the dtd gene encoding D-aminoacyl-tRNA deacylase, which yields MRVVIQKVKEASVTVEGEKISAIQNGLLILIGIENEDSQEDIDYLVKKSTQLRIFDDENGVMNRSVKDVDGDIIVVSQFTLQANTKKGNRPSYIRAAKPDISILMYEKFVAAMEVALGKKVGTGKFGAMMDVALTNDGPVTIVIDSKQKDF from the coding sequence ATGCGTGTTGTTATTCAAAAAGTAAAGGAAGCCTCGGTTACGGTTGAAGGCGAAAAAATATCAGCCATACAAAACGGACTGCTAATCTTGATCGGAATTGAAAACGAAGATTCGCAGGAAGACATTGATTACTTGGTAAAAAAGTCGACGCAACTTAGGATTTTCGATGATGAGAATGGCGTGATGAACCGCTCGGTAAAAGATGTTGACGGCGATATTATTGTGGTAAGCCAGTTTACCCTGCAAGCCAACACAAAGAAAGGCAACCGCCCGTCGTATATCCGCGCTGCCAAACCCGACATCTCTATTCTTATGTACGAAAAATTTGTAGCAGCAATGGAAGTAGCTCTGGGCAAAAAAGTAGGAACCGGAAAATTTGGTGCCATGATGGATGTTGCGCTGACAAACGATGGCCCGGTTACAATTGTTATCGACTCGAAACAGAAGGATTTTTGA
- a CDS encoding Gfo/Idh/MocA family oxidoreductase: MTNRRNFIKTSAMATAGVGLASGMPLAMESCSGANDKLVCGLIGAKGMGFSDLQAFLKQKNTECAAICDVDQGILNKRIADVEKIQGTKPKGFKDFRKLLEEPGIDVIIIGTPDHWHCLPFVYAAQEGKHIYCEKPLGNYIEEINIMERAWDRYGTIAQVGQWQRSDEHWKDAVDFVYTGALGKIRTVRCWSYQGWMKSIPVMPDGPVPEGVDYDMWLGPATARPFNPNRFHFNFRWFWDYAGGLMTDWGVHIIDYGLFGMKAKAPKSIMAMGGKFAYPNDAGETPDTMQALYEFDDYTLLWDHGLGIDGGYYGRSHGVGFVGENGTLVVDRNGWEVIPEGGNNPKMDRVELKKGDGQGLNNHMANFIECIKKDDQNTNCNVGIAANTARVAHLGNMALKTGQRLYWDADNSKFIGNDAANELLVPSYRAPWELPNV; the protein is encoded by the coding sequence ATGACTAACAGGAGAAATTTTATTAAAACATCGGCAATGGCAACAGCTGGTGTGGGGCTGGCTTCAGGTATGCCATTAGCGATGGAATCGTGCTCGGGAGCAAACGATAAATTAGTTTGTGGTTTGATTGGGGCAAAAGGGATGGGTTTTAGCGACTTGCAGGCCTTTTTAAAGCAGAAGAACACGGAATGTGCAGCTATCTGCGATGTGGACCAAGGCATTTTGAACAAACGGATTGCCGACGTTGAAAAAATTCAGGGAACCAAACCAAAAGGGTTTAAAGATTTCAGAAAATTGCTGGAAGAACCCGGTATTGATGTAATCATTATTGGTACGCCCGACCACTGGCACTGTTTGCCTTTTGTTTATGCAGCACAGGAAGGGAAACATATTTATTGTGAAAAACCGCTGGGTAACTATATCGAAGAGATTAATATTATGGAGCGTGCCTGGGATCGTTATGGCACAATTGCCCAGGTAGGGCAGTGGCAGCGTAGCGACGAGCACTGGAAAGATGCTGTAGACTTTGTATACACAGGAGCTCTCGGTAAAATTCGTACCGTACGTTGCTGGTCGTACCAGGGTTGGATGAAATCTATTCCTGTTATGCCCGACGGACCTGTTCCTGAAGGTGTGGATTACGACATGTGGTTAGGACCTGCAACGGCTCGTCCGTTTAACCCGAACCGTTTTCACTTTAACTTCCGCTGGTTTTGGGATTATGCCGGTGGTTTAATGACCGATTGGGGAGTACACATTATCGATTATGGTTTATTCGGTATGAAAGCCAAAGCTCCAAAATCGATTATGGCGATGGGCGGTAAATTTGCCTATCCTAATGATGCCGGTGAAACGCCTGACACCATGCAGGCTTTATATGAATTCGACGATTATACTTTGTTGTGGGACCATGGCCTGGGAATTGACGGTGGTTACTATGGCCGCAGCCACGGTGTAGGTTTTGTTGGTGAAAATGGAACTTTGGTGGTTGACCGTAATGGCTGGGAAGTAATTCCTGAAGGAGGAAACAACCCAAAAATGGACCGCGTTGAATTGAAAAAAGGCGACGGTCAGGGCTTGAACAACCATATGGCTAATTTTATTGAGTGTATTAAAAAAGACGATCAGAATACGAACTGTAATGTCGGTATTGCCGCCAACACAGCGCGTGTAGCTCACCTGGGTAATATGGCTTTAAAAACCGGCCAGCGTTTGTACTGGGATGCAGATAACAGTAAGTTCATCGGTAACGATGCAGCTAACGAACTTTTGGTGCCAAGCTACCGCGCACCATGGGAATTACCAAACGTTTAG
- a CDS encoding Gfo/Idh/MocA family protein, with protein MMNRKLRMGMVGGGTDAFIGAIHRLAAFMDNQIELVCGCFSVNPEISKESGQLYYLPEHRVYDTYQEMFEKEAKLPEGERMDFVSIVTPNFVHFAPAMMALDNGFHVVLDKPITFTLDEALKLKEKLDETGLTFALTHTYSGYPAVKQAKHMVSEGRLGQIRKILVEYPQGWLSSKVEDAGNAQASWRTDPKRSGKAGCMGDIGTHAHQLTEYISGLRVTEICADLNVFVPNRLLDDDGSAFLRFNNGAKGVLTATQIAAGEENAIKIRVYGEKGGLEWNQHEPNTLLLKWSDQPAQLLRTGTNLDAPGALHNTRTPGGHPEGYLEAFANIYRNFALTVRAKANGEQPTPEMLDFPGVEDGIRGMQFIDTVVSAGYNDDVKWVKFGETID; from the coding sequence ATGATGAATAGAAAACTACGCATGGGAATGGTTGGTGGGGGCACCGATGCATTTATTGGGGCAATTCACCGTCTGGCTGCTTTTATGGATAACCAAATTGAACTGGTGTGCGGCTGCTTTAGTGTGAATCCTGAAATTTCAAAAGAATCGGGGCAACTTTATTATCTTCCGGAACACCGGGTTTACGACACTTACCAGGAAATGTTTGAGAAAGAAGCGAAACTTCCCGAAGGCGAACGAATGGATTTTGTGTCGATTGTAACACCTAATTTTGTGCATTTTGCTCCGGCTATGATGGCACTCGATAACGGATTTCATGTGGTACTCGATAAACCCATAACTTTTACACTTGATGAAGCGCTGAAGCTCAAAGAAAAACTTGATGAAACGGGTTTAACTTTTGCGCTAACGCACACTTATTCGGGTTATCCGGCTGTAAAACAAGCCAAACATATGGTTAGCGAAGGCCGATTAGGACAAATCCGAAAAATACTTGTTGAGTATCCGCAAGGTTGGCTTTCATCAAAAGTAGAAGATGCAGGAAATGCACAGGCCAGTTGGCGTACCGATCCAAAACGCTCCGGAAAAGCAGGTTGTATGGGCGATATTGGAACACATGCACATCAGCTTACTGAATACATCTCCGGATTGCGAGTAACTGAAATTTGTGCCGACCTAAATGTTTTTGTTCCCAATCGTTTGCTCGACGACGATGGATCTGCATTTCTGCGTTTTAACAATGGAGCAAAAGGAGTGTTAACGGCAACACAAATTGCTGCCGGCGAGGAAAATGCTATTAAAATAAGGGTTTACGGCGAAAAAGGTGGTCTGGAATGGAACCAGCACGAGCCCAATACTTTGCTTTTAAAATGGAGCGATCAGCCGGCACAGCTATTAAGAACCGGTACGAACCTCGATGCTCCGGGAGCCTTGCACAATACACGAACTCCGGGCGGCCATCCGGAAGGGTATCTGGAAGCTTTTGCCAATATCTACCGCAATTTTGCGCTTACCGTACGCGCCAAAGCCAATGGCGAACAGCCAACACCCGAAATGCTTGATTTCCCTGGAGTAGAAGATGGTATTCGCGGAATGCAATTCATTGATACCGTTGTGAGCGCAGGATACAACGACGATGTGAAATGGGTTAAATTTGGCGAAACGATCGATTAA
- a CDS encoding nucleotide pyrophosphohydrolase → MKNELTITDAQKQVDEWIKTIGVRYFSELTNMAILSEEVGELARIMARKYGDQSFKKSDEKYNLADEMADVLWVLICLANQTGVDLNKAFLKNMEKKTIRDGDRHKNNEKL, encoded by the coding sequence ATGAAAAACGAACTTACAATAACCGATGCCCAAAAGCAGGTTGATGAATGGATTAAAACCATTGGCGTACGCTATTTCAGCGAACTCACAAACATGGCCATTCTTAGCGAAGAAGTGGGAGAACTGGCGCGTATTATGGCCCGAAAATATGGCGATCAATCCTTTAAAAAGTCGGATGAAAAATATAACCTTGCTGATGAAATGGCCGATGTACTTTGGGTGTTAATTTGTTTGGCCAACCAAACCGGTGTTGACTTGAACAAAGCCTTTCTGAAAAATATGGAGAAAAAAACCATCAGAGACGGCGACCGACATAAAAACAATGAAAAACTTTAA
- a CDS encoding PaaI family thioesterase produces MTAAKYHKEFEKDVFASNNGIKLVEAAPGYAKASMEIQPTHYNSVGIVHGGALFTLADFTFAVASNSHGRVALAIDAEISFFKALTNGTLTATAKEISLNEKLGTYLVEITNEENEYIAHFKGTVYRKKDKVTFE; encoded by the coding sequence ATGACAGCAGCAAAATATCATAAGGAATTTGAGAAAGATGTGTTTGCAAGCAATAACGGGATAAAACTTGTGGAAGCTGCACCAGGTTATGCCAAAGCCAGTATGGAAATTCAGCCGACACATTACAATTCGGTAGGAATTGTGCACGGCGGAGCATTATTTACATTAGCCGATTTTACTTTTGCAGTGGCATCAAATTCGCATGGCAGAGTGGCACTGGCTATTGATGCCGAGATTTCGTTTTTTAAAGCATTAACAAACGGAACATTAACTGCTACAGCTAAAGAAATTTCTTTAAACGAAAAACTGGGAACCTACCTCGTTGAGATTACCAATGAGGAGAACGAATACATAGCTCATTTTAAAGGAACTGTTTACCGGAAAAAAGACAAAGTTACTTTTGAATAA
- a CDS encoding RNA polymerase sigma factor, whose translation MTITEYNLAVDNYSDRLYRFVLKSIKDVHAAQDIVQDSYEKLWKNHNNVDGKKVKSYLFTTAYHTMIDRIRKEKRSSFAEDLSLPEEGHESNYSDLSEILNEALNKLPEIQRMVVLLRDYEGYNYQEIGELTNLSESQVKVYIYRARLFLKKYIGSIEAVA comes from the coding sequence ATGACAATTACCGAATATAACCTTGCAGTTGACAATTACTCAGATCGCCTGTATCGATTTGTGCTAAAGAGCATTAAGGATGTACATGCGGCGCAGGATATTGTGCAGGACAGCTACGAGAAATTGTGGAAGAACCACAATAACGTGGATGGCAAAAAAGTAAAATCATACCTTTTTACTACTGCTTACCATACTATGATCGACCGCATTCGCAAGGAAAAAAGGTCGTCGTTTGCAGAGGATTTGAGCTTGCCGGAAGAAGGCCATGAAAGCAATTATTCCGACTTAAGCGAAATACTGAATGAAGCGCTGAATAAACTACCAGAGATACAACGAATGGTAGTGTTGCTGCGCGATTACGAGGGTTACAACTACCAGGAAATTGGCGAGCTGACGAATTTAAGCGAATCGCAGGTGAAGGTTTACATTTACCGGGCAAGGTTGTTTCTGAAAAAATATATTGGCAGCATTGAGGCTGTGGCATAA